One genomic window of Aethina tumida isolate Nest 87 chromosome 3, icAetTumi1.1, whole genome shotgun sequence includes the following:
- the LOC109607179 gene encoding peripherin-2 isoform X1, with translation MQLSELESITLTKFNIKWGKPVLNVTNNSIKCMRSVAVLDLFLCLICSFQDFVSSIKTGAHIGYFINLITDREGNILPVLESMPALLFLLVNTGELYVILKIFDKTPRQFYNRVLFILILISLVLIVLVIMIMIIILVEVYRPHPDMHEGLKQGMLSYSNNSLIKTTIDTLQIEFQCCGNKKYDEWYSINWSDKNYLSKGFEDSSNGNTPFSCCSMNSLFPCIHHDIENTGTTYLYVPERNLSISTTGCYDSLLKTKVKYGWQIIGNLFLLMFLELLAIILLRFIQTAHFSSNFNFTKEKILYTMWLIGRYRGKIMVPENAPEPPQVPQDLMS, from the exons ATGCAACTGTCAGAATTAGAGAGTATAACACTTaccaaatttaacataaaatgggGTAAACCAGTCCTAAATGTGACCAATAACTCCATCAAGTGCATGAGATCTGTAGcagttttagatttatttttgtgtttgatTTGTAGTTTTCAGGACTTTGTTTCATCTATTAAAACTGGTGCTCATATTGGATACTTTATTAATCTGATTACAGACAGAGAAGGAAACATACTACCTGTACTTGAATCAATGCCAGCACTTCTTTTCCTTCTGGTTAATACAGGAGAACTGTatgtaattctaaaaatttttgacaaaactCCTAGACAGTTTTATAACCGAGTActctttatattaattttgatatcttTGGTGTTAATTGTACTCgttataatgataatgataataatactaGTGGAAGTTTATAGACCTCATCCCGATATGCACGAAGGTTTAAAACAAGGAATGCTTTCCTACTCAAACAATTCTCTAATCAAAACTACGATTGATACTCTACAAATTGAATTCCAGTGTTGcggtaacaaaaaatatgatgaaTGGTATTCTATTAATTGGAGCGATAAGAATTATTTGTCCAAAGGTTTTGA agatTCTTCTAATGGAAATACACCATTCAGTTGCTGTTCGATGAATTCCTTATTCCCTTGCATTCATCATGATATTGAAAATACAGGAACTACATATTTGTATGTCCCCGAaagaaatttaagtatttcgaCAACAGGGTGTTATGACAGTTTGTTAAAAACCAAAGTAAAATATGGATGGCAAATAATTGggaatttgtttcttttaatgtttttagag cttctggcaattattttattaagatttattcaAACTGCCCacttttcatcaaattttaattttactaaagaaAAGATTTTATACACAATGTGGCTGATTGGTCGATATAGAGGAAAAATAATGGTGCCAGAGAATGCTCCAGAACCACCACAAGTGCCTCAAGATTTGATGTCTTAA
- the LOC109607179 gene encoding peripherin-2 isoform X2, whose translation MPALLFLLVNTGELYVILKIFDKTPRQFYNRVLFILILISLVLIVLVIMIMIIILVEVYRPHPDMHEGLKQGMLSYSNNSLIKTTIDTLQIEFQCCGNKKYDEWYSINWSDKNYLSKGFEDSSNGNTPFSCCSMNSLFPCIHHDIENTGTTYLYVPERNLSISTTGCYDSLLKTKVKYGWQIIGNLFLLMFLELLAIILLRFIQTAHFSSNFNFTKEKILYTMWLIGRYRGKIMVPENAPEPPQVPQDLMS comes from the exons ATGCCAGCACTTCTTTTCCTTCTGGTTAATACAGGAGAACTGTatgtaattctaaaaatttttgacaaaactCCTAGACAGTTTTATAACCGAGTActctttatattaattttgatatcttTGGTGTTAATTGTACTCgttataatgataatgataataatactaGTGGAAGTTTATAGACCTCATCCCGATATGCACGAAGGTTTAAAACAAGGAATGCTTTCCTACTCAAACAATTCTCTAATCAAAACTACGATTGATACTCTACAAATTGAATTCCAGTGTTGcggtaacaaaaaatatgatgaaTGGTATTCTATTAATTGGAGCGATAAGAATTATTTGTCCAAAGGTTTTGA agatTCTTCTAATGGAAATACACCATTCAGTTGCTGTTCGATGAATTCCTTATTCCCTTGCATTCATCATGATATTGAAAATACAGGAACTACATATTTGTATGTCCCCGAaagaaatttaagtatttcgaCAACAGGGTGTTATGACAGTTTGTTAAAAACCAAAGTAAAATATGGATGGCAAATAATTGggaatttgtttcttttaatgtttttagag cttctggcaattattttattaagatttattcaAACTGCCCacttttcatcaaattttaattttactaaagaaAAGATTTTATACACAATGTGGCTGATTGGTCGATATAGAGGAAAAATAATGGTGCCAGAGAATGCTCCAGAACCACCACAAGTGCCTCAAGATTTGATGTCTTAA